The sequence below is a genomic window from Sorangiineae bacterium MSr12523.
GACCCGGCGACGGAGCCGGCGAGCAGATCGTTGTGCCCGCCGAGGTACTTGGTGCACGAGTGCACGACGAGGTCGGCACCGAGCTCGATGGGCCGCTGGTTGATCGGGGTGGCGAAGGTCGAGTCGACGAGGAGCTTGAGACCCCGCGCACCCGTGGTCTTCTTCAACTCGGCAAGGCGCGGGATGTCCGCAAGGCGCAGGTACGGGTTGGTCGGCGACTCCGTGATGAGGAGCTTCGTTTTGCCCGGGATGATGGCAGCCTTACAGGCTTCGAGATCGCCCGGCGGGACCAGCGTGGACTCGATGCCGAACTTCGCGAGAAAGGTGCCCACGAACTGCCGCGTGCGACGGTAGACGTCCGCGGTGAGCACCACGTGTTCCCCGCTCTTGAGCATCGCAAGCAGGGTCGTCGTCAGCGCGGCCATCCCGCTGGCGAAGAGTGCACAGTCCTCGGCCCCATCGAGGGCGGCGAGCTTGCGCTCGGCAGCGCGCACGGTTGGGTTCCCGTAGCGGCCGTATTCCTCGCGCTCGATGCGCCCCTCGAAGTGGTCACGCAGAGCGTCCGTCGAGGAAAAGGTGTACGTCGCCGTGCATACGATGGGCGTCGTCACCGCATCGTGCGCTTTCCCACGCTCTTCACCTCCGTGGATGGCGACGGTGGCGATGTCGTGGTGCTTTTCGAGCTGCGAGGTCATGTCGGTCGGCCTTTCGCCCACCGACCTGCCTGACTTGTCCTCCAGAAACGCGAAGGCCTCCAGGTAAGGTTTACCAGGAGGCCATCGGGTGCGTGTGAACCGAGCTTTTCAGCTCGAGGACCCACAGAGGACCCAACGGCTTAGGGTGATATTTATCAAGCGCGTCACCCAAGGTGGGCAAAAGTTTCGCGCCGCCGAGATTCCTCAGGGAGGAAGCCCGACAGATAATTCCTAACGCGCGTTTATGTGCATCATCCCGCGCACTCAGGCAAGATCTTTTTTCCGGAACACGCCCCCTCACCAGCGAGCGTGCGAAAAGTCACACCTCAGGCATATGCGCATTCCATGCAGAGAAGTGCGCGGACCTGCGATTATTCCTTGAGAAAACAGAAGCTTTGATCGACTCTTGCGCCGATTATCCGCTCGTGCAACGACGCGGCATCAATCGGGCAACTTCACGCCGACAGAGAGGATCAGAAAGATGCGCTTACGACGGTTCACGTTTGCTTTCCCACTAGCGGCGCTAGCTGGCTTCGTCATCGCTGGTTGCCCGGATGACAAGACGCTGCTGCACCCCGAAGACGTCCCGGACGCGACCACCGCCGACACCGGCACGGACACGGGCACGGACGCTGGTGAGCAAAAGGCGCTGGTCCGCTTCGCGCACCTCGCCCCGGTCGGTACGACCAAGATTGACGTTTGCCTCCGCCCCGTGGCTGCGGCAGACGCGGGCCCCGGCGACGCCGGCGAAGACGCGGGCGATGCAGGAACGACGGATGCGGGCCCCGCTCCGTTCGTTGGGCCGGTCCTCCAGATTTTGCCGAACGGCATCCCCGAGGGCATCGGCTACAAGGACGTGACGAAGTACTTCGACGTCACCGGGCTCGCGGGTGCGATCCCGTCCGGCAATGTCGAAATCCGCATCGTTCCGGGCGCCGGAACCGACTGCAACACCGCGCTACCCGGGACGGCACCGATCTTCACGACGCTCCCTGCGATCCAACCGGGCACGACCCGCACCATCGCCGCGTTGTTCACCGGCTCCGCGCTCCAGGTCGCCGTGCTGAATGATCACCTGGCGGCCTTGGACGCCACCAAGGCGGATGTTCGCTTCTTCAATGGGGCGGTCTCAGGCGCACCGAACACGTTCGACTTCACCGTCGGTGCCAACCCGGGAGCAACGGGTGTTGCCTTCGGCAGCACGGTTTCGACGAACGATGGTTACGTCGCATTCGACCCGCTCAATGCGCAAGCGATCAGCGGTCGCCCGTCGGGTGCATCCGCGGCCGCGTTCACCGTCGAAGGCGTAACGGCGGCGGCGAATTCCGTCACCTCCGTGTTTGCCATCGGCGCACCTGGTGCCGCGCCCTACGCGGGCTTGGTGTGCAAGGACTCGGCGCCCGCCATTGGTAACTTCACCGATTGCGGACAAGTCGTTCCCGGCGACGGTGGAACCGACGCGGGCGACTCCGGCACGGACGCCGGCGATGCGGGTGATGCTGGCGACAGCGGTCCCTGATCGGGTTCGAAGTTCGACCAAGTAGACCATCACGAAGACGGAGCCCCAAGAAGGCTCCGTCTTCGTGCTTTTAAGGACTAGGGATCCAGCGGGGGGGTCGCGGGTTGCCTGACGCGAACCCCCAAATGACGAAAGGAGACCCGAAGGCCTCCTTTCTCGTTCCAGCCGTGGTGCCCTCGAAGGGCGCGGCGGCTAGTTGTCCAGCTTGTCGGTCGCGATGCCGATGGTCTCGGCGCCCGCGATTTTCGCGCTGTCGATGGCCCACACCAGGCGGCCGTAGTTGGCGCCGTCTTCGGCAACGAAGAAGACGACCTTGTCGGCGGTGGCGCGGGGTTCGAGACGCGTCTTCAACTGTGTGATGTAGTCGGCGTCTTCGACGTCGCGCACGTTGATGTCGACTTTGCCGTCGGCCTTCACGTGCACGATGATCTGGTCGGGCGGAACCTCGGTGGGTTGCTCCACCTTCTCCGCGTTGGGGACGCGCACCGCGATGTCTTTCTCGAGCAGCGGGGTGACGACCATGAAGATGATCAGAAGCACGAGCACGACGTCGACCAACGGGGTGACGTTGATCTCACTGTTCGCGGCTACGGGCTCGCGAATGTGAATCGGCTTGGTGCCGTGAATTCCTCCGTGGCGAGCCATTACTTCTTCTCCTGCTCGACGCCGAGAGCCACGCCACCGCTACCAGCGAGCTTCAGATTGTTCATGACGGGGCGTACGTCCGCCACGGTAAGGCCCGTGTCTGCCTTGAAGAGCACCTTGCGGGTGGGTTCCTTCTCGAGGGCAGTCTTGACCTTCTCGATGAGATCCGCGTCGTTCGAGCGGTCGCTCTCCACGTACAACTCCTTCTGGAGCGTCATCGATACGACGATGGGGTCCGTGGACTTCTCTTCATCGATCTTGTGCGCGGACGGCAGTTTGACCGGCTTACCGCGCTGCAACATCGGGGTGATGACCATGAAGATGATGAGAAGCACGAGGCAGACGTCGACCAACGGAGTAACGTTGATCTCGTTCTTGACCCCCTTATTACCGCCTCCACCGAATGCCATGGTGGATTACTCCGCGGCTTGGGCAGCCGTGCGCAGGTGGCGGCGGTGGTAACGGGCAACCAGGTCCATCAGCTCGTTCGAGGACTCGGCGAGGTCGACCGCGCGGGCATCGACCCAGCCCGACAGGTAGTTGAAGAGCATAACGGCCGGGATGGCGACGAGAAGACCGAAGGCCGTGGTGACGAGAGCTTCAGCGATACCGGCCGACACGGTGCCGAGACCACCGGAGCCCGACGCAGCCATCTGCTGGAAGGAGTTGACGATACCCATGACGGTTCCGAGCAGACCGACGAACGGTGCCGTCGACGACACGGTTGCGAGGACGGTAATGCCTCGTTTCAGGTTCTGCACCTCACGGGCCGTCTGGCGCTCGAGCGCGCGGGCCACCGACTCCTCGGTGAGGTTGATGTTCTCTTCGTCCGTCGAGCTGCCACCCGAGTTGAAGGCCTTGAGGCCCGAGGCGATCGTGCGGCCGAGGTAGCCGATATCACCCTTGAACGACTTCGCCGCCGCCTCTCTCAGACTGTCCGAGGTCAGCACGCCACCCAGCTGCTCGGCGAACCGGAGCGACTCTTTGCGCGAGCGCGAGAAGATGATGAGACGCTCTCCCGCCACCAGGAGCGAAGCCAAACTCATGATTGCCAGCGTGATGACGATGCCTTTCGCAAACGCCCCCATGCTGTGCCACAACCCGTACAGTGAAAAATCCATATTCCTTACTCCGAGAGGCGCGCCCCTGGGTGTGGCGCTGCTATGTGAAACTTATTGGGGAGAGACAAAACCCCGGTGATCCGGGTGAAACCTGGTGGAGAGTCCACCCGGGCTATTGAGCTTGAATGCGGAATGTGAACGTGTAGGTGACGGCCTGGGGCTGCCCCTGGAACATGACCGGCGTGTACTTGCGCGCCTTGAGGTTCGCCAGGATGGCTTCCTCGGTGTACGGCAGCGATTTGATGAACTTGCAGTCCTCGACGGTCCCCTCTTTGGTGAGGGTGCACTTCACGAGGATGAGGCCTTCCACCTTCGCGACCAACGCCTCGCGGGGAAGCGTCGGCTGCTCCGTACCTGCGAGCATGGTGGGCTTCGCCATGCCGGGACCGAACGGAATGACCGTGGTCTGCGGGGGGCACGGGGGCATACCGGGATCGCCGCAAACCGCCGCTTTGACCGGCGCGCAAGCCGGCTCACCGGGGCCACCGCAGCACGCGGGCTCACCCGCGCCACCGCAATGACGGCACGGAGGCTCACCAGGACCACCGCAGCAAGCCGGCTTGCCCGGGACACCGCACGTGGCCTCGACCGACTCACTGCCGCCCTTGGCGGTGTTGTCTTCCTTCGGCGCCTCCTTGGAGTCGACGATGGTGTTCTCTTTCTTGACGAACTCTTTTTTCGCCTTCGGCCTTTCGGCCGTACGCGGCACCGCCGTCGCCACGGGGGGCGGCGGGGGCGGCGGAGGCGGGGCAACGAACTTTACTTCCGTCGCCTGCTTCTTAATCTGTTGGTGCGCGCGCACCGAGATAAAAATTGCCAGCCCGAGTACCGCGACGTGCACAAGGATCGAAACGAGTGCACCCCGAACGAGAACTCGGGGGGGTTGGGCTCCGCGGCCAAGGACTGAATCAAACATCGCGCTCGTACACCTCACTCACCCCCAAATCAGACTACTTGTCTTAAAACTTCACCAAGAGACAAGCTCTGCCATTGGGTGGCACATCGAAGAGAAGCGCCACCCTAGCAGCCTCGCGGAACATGTCTAGCACGAGTCCGCAACATCTATTGGTTTCTACGAAGTTATACGTCGACTCGATCGCG
It includes:
- a CDS encoding MotA/TolQ/ExbB proton channel family protein, which translates into the protein MDFSLYGLWHSMGAFAKGIVITLAIMSLASLLVAGERLIIFSRSRKESLRFAEQLGGVLTSDSLREAAAKSFKGDIGYLGRTIASGLKAFNSGGSSTDEENINLTEESVARALERQTAREVQNLKRGITVLATVSSTAPFVGLLGTVMGIVNSFQQMAASGSGGLGTVSAGIAEALVTTAFGLLVAIPAVMLFNYLSGWVDARAVDLAESSNELMDLVARYHRRHLRTAAQAAE
- a CDS encoding biopolymer transporter ExbD; its protein translation is MARHGGIHGTKPIHIREPVAANSEINVTPLVDVVLVLLIIFMVVTPLLEKDIAVRVPNAEKVEQPTEVPPDQIIVHVKADGKVDINVRDVEDADYITQLKTRLEPRATADKVVFFVAEDGANYGRLVWAIDSAKIAGAETIGIATDKLDN
- a CDS encoding biopolymer transporter ExbD; translated protein: MAFGGGGNKGVKNEINVTPLVDVCLVLLIIFMVITPMLQRGKPVKLPSAHKIDEEKSTDPIVVSMTLQKELYVESDRSNDADLIEKVKTALEKEPTRKVLFKADTGLTVADVRPVMNNLKLAGSGGVALGVEQEKK
- a CDS encoding aminotransferase class I/II-fold pyridoxal phosphate-dependent enzyme — protein: MTSQLEKHHDIATVAIHGGEERGKAHDAVTTPIVCTATYTFSSTDALRDHFEGRIEREEYGRYGNPTVRAAERKLAALDGAEDCALFASGMAALTTTLLAMLKSGEHVVLTADVYRRTRQFVGTFLAKFGIESTLVPPGDLEACKAAIIPGKTKLLITESPTNPYLRLADIPRLAELKKTTGARGLKLLVDSTFATPINQRPIELGADLVVHSCTKYLGGHNDLLAGSVAGSEALVSALRDTRGVLGGVLDPHAAYLLLRGVKTLALRVERQNQTALRVAQWLEAHPGIERVFYPGLPSHPDAAIANQLRGHGGVISFLVRGDLDTTSRFIDACKLATIAPSLGGVETLIEQPALMSHYELTTEERLKIGIRENLVRLSVGLEDADDLIVDFSRALESIAHSQSSESPESPESEDERDTIRLPKAKNVSAAAKDEAVSHVR
- a CDS encoding energy transducer TonB — encoded protein: MRAHQQIKKQATEVKFVAPPPPPPPPPVATAVPRTAERPKAKKEFVKKENTIVDSKEAPKEDNTAKGGSESVEATCGVPGKPACCGGPGEPPCRHCGGAGEPACCGGPGEPACAPVKAAVCGDPGMPPCPPQTTVIPFGPGMAKPTMLAGTEQPTLPREALVAKVEGLILVKCTLTKEGTVEDCKFIKSLPYTEEAILANLKARKYTPVMFQGQPQAVTYTFTFRIQAQ